From one Flavobacterium sp. N502536 genomic stretch:
- a CDS encoding outer membrane protein assembly factor, with the protein MKKNSTKIIAFILIAIFICACDAVKRVPDGKNLLVKNTILVNGKSTNDETAFNQMYQKPNGTLLGYRLRLNLYNLANLNPDSTYKAKFKNNPGLYERQSKLLSAKQVDRLGQSFLYKGIHEFLKSTGEAPVIIDTAKTKKTLLRLKYYYFNNGYFKVATDYSIDSVGRKKAKINYNIATGPAYTLDTIKTKIMTPALDSLYRINNDPSAIKSGKQYKTSDFEEEKNRLTTYFRNHGAYYFQPTYVTFDIDTIGKKDKANVMLIVNNNNIQERDSSRTEPFKLYKISDVNIYTDYSAANAKNKITDSTTYNNFNLYSYKKLKYKPRAITDAVFINKGSTFSDTRTTLSSRSLNNLKIFNYPSIQYEVDKRDSTAQSLIANVYLTPRKKYSFGATFDVTHSNIQDFGIGASISETIRNVFNRAETLEISTRLNLGSSRDMANPNNNFFNVSEYGVDLKLNFPRILLPFGTEKIIPKRMIPSTSIAGGFSKQRNIGLDKENFTGGIAYNWSPKRGNTAKFELLNAQFVRNLNPNNYFNVYTSSYRELNNIGKNYNINDSYFDNTTDKNLTIPEGTAGFTSDVLSRKTTLTPSDPNYRDVESIEERRIRLTENDFILATSYSFTKTTKKDLADNTFYQFKTKIESAGSLLSAISRVGNFQKNGNGNYEIFNLEYSEYIKTEFDYIKHWDFGKEKVLAVRSFFGIAIPFGNSNYIPFSRSYYAGGSNDNRAWQPYALGPGSTDAVNDFNEANMKIAMSAELRFKIFGAVKGAIFADAGNIWNVLDNVVDEKAKFSGVNDLAEIALGTGFGLRYDLSFFVIRLDMGFKTYNPAHEKGDRWFKEYNFGHSVLNFGINYPF; encoded by the coding sequence TTGAAAAAGAATTCCACAAAAATAATAGCATTTATCCTAATAGCAATATTTATTTGCGCTTGTGATGCTGTAAAAAGAGTTCCTGATGGAAAAAATCTTCTTGTTAAAAATACTATTCTTGTAAATGGCAAGTCAACTAACGACGAAACGGCCTTCAATCAAATGTATCAAAAACCAAACGGTACCCTATTAGGATATCGTCTTCGTTTAAACTTATACAACTTAGCCAATTTAAATCCGGATTCTACCTACAAGGCTAAATTCAAAAACAATCCGGGGTTGTACGAACGCCAGTCCAAACTTTTATCGGCCAAACAAGTCGATCGTCTTGGACAATCTTTCCTGTACAAAGGTATTCATGAATTCCTAAAAAGCACCGGTGAAGCACCCGTAATTATTGACACTGCCAAAACAAAGAAAACACTTCTGCGTCTAAAATACTATTATTTTAACAATGGTTATTTTAAGGTAGCAACAGATTATAGCATTGACAGTGTCGGAAGAAAGAAAGCCAAAATAAATTACAATATTGCAACTGGCCCTGCCTACACTTTAGACACGATTAAAACCAAAATAATGACTCCTGCGTTAGACTCATTGTATCGGATTAATAATGACCCTTCGGCTATAAAATCAGGAAAACAATACAAAACCAGTGATTTTGAAGAAGAAAAAAACCGTCTTACAACCTATTTCAGAAACCACGGAGCCTATTATTTTCAGCCTACCTATGTGACTTTTGACATCGATACTATTGGCAAAAAGGACAAAGCCAATGTAATGCTGATTGTAAACAACAACAACATTCAGGAAAGAGATTCCAGCAGAACAGAGCCTTTTAAATTGTACAAAATTAGCGATGTAAACATCTACACCGATTATTCTGCTGCAAATGCCAAAAACAAAATTACAGACAGCACTACTTACAACAACTTCAACCTATACAGTTATAAAAAACTGAAATACAAACCACGCGCCATTACCGATGCGGTTTTTATCAATAAGGGAAGTACTTTTTCGGATACCAGAACGACCCTTTCTTCAAGATCGCTGAACAACTTGAAAATTTTCAATTACCCGTCTATTCAATATGAAGTGGACAAACGCGACTCGACCGCACAGTCCTTAATTGCGAATGTTTACCTTACGCCAAGAAAGAAATACAGCTTTGGAGCTACTTTTGACGTTACACACTCTAATATTCAAGATTTTGGTATCGGAGCCAGTATTTCCGAAACAATCCGAAACGTTTTTAACAGAGCTGAAACTTTAGAAATTTCGACCCGTTTGAATTTAGGTTCATCGCGCGATATGGCGAATCCGAACAACAATTTCTTCAACGTTTCGGAGTATGGTGTTGATTTAAAACTAAATTTCCCAAGAATCTTATTGCCTTTTGGAACTGAAAAAATTATTCCAAAAAGAATGATTCCTTCCACCAGTATTGCCGGAGGTTTTTCCAAACAAAGAAACATTGGTCTGGACAAAGAAAATTTCACCGGAGGAATTGCTTACAACTGGTCTCCTAAACGAGGGAATACAGCAAAATTTGAATTGCTTAATGCACAATTCGTACGCAATTTAAATCCGAATAACTACTTTAACGTATATACTTCTTCCTATAGAGAACTTAACAATATCGGTAAAAACTACAATATAAACGACTCCTATTTCGACAACACTACCGACAAAAATCTTACTATTCCTGAAGGAACTGCCGGATTTACTAGTGATGTATTATCCCGAAAAACAACCCTGACTCCTTCAGATCCAAACTATAGAGATGTAGAAAGCATAGAAGAAAGAAGGATTCGTCTGACTGAAAATGACTTTATTTTAGCCACCAGCTATAGTTTTACCAAAACCACTAAAAAAGATCTTGCCGATAATACTTTTTATCAGTTTAAAACCAAAATAGAATCGGCTGGTAGTTTGTTATCTGCTATTTCGCGTGTTGGGAACTTTCAGAAAAACGGAAACGGTAATTATGAAATTTTCAATCTGGAGTATTCAGAATACATCAAAACCGAATTTGACTATATCAAACACTGGGATTTTGGAAAAGAAAAAGTACTGGCTGTACGAAGCTTTTTCGGAATTGCGATTCCATTTGGAAACTCAAACTACATTCCGTTCTCACGAAGTTATTATGCAGGAGGTTCAAATGACAACCGTGCATGGCAGCCCTATGCTTTGGGTCCGGGAAGTACCGATGCCGTAAACGATTTTAATGAGGCCAATATGAAAATTGCAATGAGTGCTGAACTTCGTTTTAAAATTTTTGGTGCTGTTAAAGGAGCCATCTTCGCAGACGCCGGAAATATCTGGAATGTGCTCGATAATGTGGTTGACGAGAAGGCAAAATTCTCTGGCGTAAACGATTTAGCTGAAATTGCGTTGGGTACAGGATTTGGTTTACGCTACGATTTGAGCTTTTTTGTTATTCGTTTGGATATGGGCTTTAAGACCTATAACCCAGCACATGAGAAGGGAGATCGCTGGTTTAAAGAATACAATTTTGGTCACTCGGTTTTAAATTTTGGAATAAATTATCCATTCTAA
- a CDS encoding TrmH family RNA methyltransferase, producing MVSKNQIKLISGLHQKKQRFANQLFFAEGVKVIQELLQSNFELEHLYTTLNDFEEVHSSKRTLIYEQELKKISALSTPNSCLAVFKIPAEKEIIDSGLILALDDIRDPGNLGTILRLCDWFGIKQIVCSKETVDIYNPKVVQATMGSITRVNVSYVDLETFIAQTKLAVFGTFMDGENIYKSNLPQDGIIIMGNEANGISAEIEKRVTNRITIPRFGELQKTESLNVATATAIILSEFKRNS from the coding sequence ATGGTTAGTAAAAACCAAATAAAACTTATCTCAGGTTTACATCAAAAAAAGCAACGTTTTGCAAATCAATTGTTTTTCGCCGAAGGAGTAAAAGTAATTCAAGAATTGTTGCAATCCAATTTTGAATTAGAGCATTTATACACGACTCTAAATGATTTTGAAGAAGTTCATTCTTCAAAGCGAACGCTGATTTATGAGCAGGAACTTAAAAAAATAAGTGCTTTGTCTACCCCAAATTCCTGTTTGGCGGTTTTCAAAATTCCTGCCGAAAAGGAAATAATCGATTCGGGTTTGATTTTAGCATTAGACGATATTCGCGATCCCGGAAATTTAGGTACCATTTTGCGTCTTTGTGACTGGTTTGGTATCAAACAAATTGTTTGTTCTAAAGAAACCGTTGATATTTACAATCCAAAAGTGGTGCAGGCCACAATGGGATCTATTACCAGAGTAAATGTTAGTTATGTCGATCTCGAAACTTTTATAGCTCAAACCAAATTAGCTGTATTTGGAACTTTTATGGATGGCGAAAACATATATAAATCCAATTTGCCTCAGGATGGAATCATTATTATGGGTAATGAAGCCAATGGTATTTCGGCAGAAATTGAAAAAAGGGTCACAAACCGAATCACAATTCCAAGATTTGGAGAGCTTCAAAAAACTGAAAGTTTAAATGTAGCTACCGCAACAGCAATTATTCTTAGTGAATTTAAACGAAATAGTTAA
- a CDS encoding porin family protein translates to MKKTVVLLLLVLSTQGYSQFAKSMFSKDPIINLENWQKQRLYFGYYLGFNSFDFKFDYKAPGPDIQVKKTTGFNVGVVADLRLQEYINLRFEPGLYYTKRDLHYPNLPLQKDYLREVNSTYIHFPLLLKFSALRTGNIRPYLVGGMSSTLNLSSNAKSKDDNFEGKFRVKQWTAAYELGFGIDIFSEYFIFSPSIRGMFGISDELIRDNPANGPSPWTDNIDSMKSRAILINFTFH, encoded by the coding sequence ATGAAAAAAACTGTAGTCTTACTTCTATTAGTCTTATCGACACAAGGATATTCGCAATTTGCTAAGAGTATGTTTAGCAAAGATCCTATTATCAATCTCGAAAACTGGCAAAAACAACGCCTGTATTTTGGTTATTATCTTGGATTTAACAGTTTCGATTTTAAGTTTGACTACAAAGCTCCCGGTCCGGATATTCAGGTAAAAAAAACAACCGGATTTAATGTTGGTGTTGTAGCCGATTTAAGACTGCAAGAATACATCAATCTTCGTTTTGAACCGGGATTGTACTATACAAAACGTGACTTGCACTATCCAAATTTACCTTTACAAAAAGACTATCTTAGAGAAGTAAACAGTACGTACATTCATTTTCCTTTGCTTCTGAAATTCTCTGCTTTGCGTACCGGAAACATACGTCCTTATTTAGTTGGCGGAATGTCTTCGACACTGAATTTATCGAGCAATGCCAAATCAAAAGACGACAACTTTGAAGGGAAATTCAGAGTAAAACAATGGACTGCTGCTTACGAACTGGGTTTTGGAATTGACATTTTCTCTGAATATTTCATCTTCTCTCCTTCTATACGAGGAATGTTTGGGATCAGCGATGAACTAATTCGTGATAATCCGGCAAACGGACCTAGCCCATGGACGGACAATATCGATTCGATGAAATCAAGAGCTATTTTAATAAATTTTACTTTCCATTAA
- the ubiE gene encoding bifunctional demethylmenaquinone methyltransferase/2-methoxy-6-polyprenyl-1,4-benzoquinol methylase UbiE: MSEKITPYKDSSLGKKEQVAQMFDNISGNYDNLNRVISFGIDTKWRKKVLKIVSDTQPKIILDIATGTGDLAILMSQTNAEKIIGLDISAGMLEVGKKKVQAKGLSNTIDLVLGDSEKIPFDDNYFDAITVGFGVRNFENLEKGFAEILRVLKPNGVFVILETSVPDKTPYKQGYKFYSKNILPIIGKLFSKDNSAYGYLSESAAVFPYGEALNNILRKIGFIDVVAMPQTFGVATIYSASKK, from the coding sequence ATGTCTGAAAAAATAACCCCATATAAAGACTCTTCTTTAGGTAAAAAAGAGCAGGTTGCCCAAATGTTTGACAACATCTCCGGTAACTATGACAATCTAAATCGTGTGATCTCATTTGGAATTGATACCAAATGGCGAAAAAAAGTACTTAAAATCGTTTCGGATACCCAACCAAAAATTATTCTTGACATCGCAACCGGAACAGGTGATTTGGCGATATTAATGTCACAAACCAACGCTGAAAAAATCATCGGTTTAGACATTTCAGCCGGAATGCTGGAAGTAGGAAAGAAAAAAGTTCAGGCAAAAGGATTATCCAACACTATCGATTTGGTTTTAGGAGATTCTGAAAAAATTCCTTTTGACGACAATTACTTTGATGCCATAACGGTTGGATTTGGAGTTCGAAATTTTGAAAACCTGGAGAAAGGTTTTGCAGAAATCCTAAGAGTTTTAAAGCCAAATGGCGTTTTTGTAATTCTGGAAACTTCAGTTCCGGACAAAACACCTTACAAACAAGGCTATAAATTTTACAGCAAAAACATCCTTCCAATTATTGGAAAACTGTTTTCTAAAGACAATTCAGCCTATGGCTATTTGTCTGAGTCTGCTGCAGTTTTTCCTTACGGAGAAGCTTTGAACAATATTTTAAGAAAAATTGGGTTTATAGATGTTGTGGCAATGCCTCAAACTTTTGGCGTTGCAACCATTTATTCTGCATCTAAAAAATAG
- a CDS encoding dihydrofolate reductase: MIIMIAAVAENNALGKNNELVWHLPNDFKRFKSLTTNHHIIMGRKTFESFPKPLPNRVHVVITRQNDYQPEGCIVVDSIEKAIAICPENEDSYIIGGGEIYNLGLPYTDIIEITKVHHTFDADAFFPKINENEWQLVEAEENFKDEKHLYDYTYETYIKK, encoded by the coding sequence ATGATTATAATGATAGCGGCTGTTGCCGAAAATAACGCACTTGGAAAAAACAATGAATTAGTTTGGCATTTACCAAATGATTTTAAAAGATTTAAATCTCTTACGACCAATCATCACATCATTATGGGGAGAAAAACTTTCGAAAGTTTCCCAAAACCTTTACCCAACAGGGTTCATGTTGTGATAACGCGCCAGAATGATTATCAACCGGAAGGCTGTATTGTGGTAGATTCTATTGAAAAAGCAATCGCAATTTGTCCTGAAAACGAGGACTCCTATATTATTGGAGGCGGTGAAATTTACAACCTCGGGCTGCCTTACACGGATATCATTGAAATTACCAAAGTACACCACACTTTTGACGCAGATGCTTTTTTTCCTAAAATTAACGAAAATGAGTGGCAGCTTGTAGAAGCAGAAGAAAACTTTAAAGACGAGAAACATCTTTACGATTATACTTACGAGACCTATATCAAGAAATAA
- a CDS encoding 2TM domain-containing protein yields the protein MEKEAHEQYEYARRRIRQKKILYFHFVLFLLGSLFLFIANRFFGLGATTGQNWCIWVITIWFFIFILHFIKVYITDRFMNKKWEREQIDRLVALQQKRITQLESKVNEDSENKI from the coding sequence ATGGAAAAGGAAGCACACGAACAATACGAATATGCCAGAAGAAGAATCAGACAAAAGAAGATCCTTTATTTTCATTTTGTACTTTTTCTTTTAGGAAGTTTATTTTTGTTTATCGCCAATAGATTTTTCGGTTTAGGAGCCACCACTGGGCAAAACTGGTGTATTTGGGTCATCACAATCTGGTTCTTTATCTTTATTTTACATTTCATCAAAGTGTACATTACAGACCGTTTTATGAACAAAAAATGGGAAAGAGAACAAATTGACCGGCTTGTTGCTTTGCAACAGAAAAGAATTACTCAGTTAGAGTCGAAAGTAAATGAAGATTCTGAAAATAAAATTTAG
- a CDS encoding isoamylase early set domain-containing protein: protein MSLKKQFVKTKPVCKVTFTIEAKEANSAAVVGDFNNWNPEEGTLSKLKNGTFKATYDLVKDAIYEFKYVIDGVYANDPEADSYKWNDYAGSENSVLVV, encoded by the coding sequence ATGTCTTTAAAGAAACAATTTGTGAAAACAAAACCGGTATGTAAAGTCACCTTTACAATAGAAGCAAAAGAGGCAAATTCGGCAGCGGTTGTTGGTGATTTTAACAATTGGAATCCCGAAGAAGGAACTTTAAGTAAGTTGAAAAATGGAACTTTTAAAGCAACTTATGACTTGGTGAAAGATGCTATTTACGAATTCAAATATGTAATTGACGGCGTTTATGCGAACGATCCTGAGGCAGATTCGTATAAGTGGAATGATTATGCCGGAAGTGAAAATAGCGTTCTGGTAGTATAA
- a CDS encoding thymidylate synthase: MKQYLDLVQHVLDNGCQKGDRTGTGTKSVFGYQMRFDLSEGFPMVTTKKLHLKSIIYELLWFLKGDTNVKYLQENGVKIWDAWADSNGDLGPVYGHQWRNWNSEEIDQISELITELKTNPNSRRMLVSAWNPSVLPDTKKSFEENVANNKAALPPCHAFFQFYVTSPDTEKGETKGKLSCQLYQRSADIFLGVPFNIASYALLTLMIAQVCDLDPGEFIHTFGDAHIYNNHFEQLELQLTREPKPLPKMVLNPEIKNIFDFDYNDFTLLDYEPHAGIKGSVAV; this comes from the coding sequence ATGAAGCAATACTTAGATTTAGTACAGCATGTTTTAGATAACGGCTGTCAAAAAGGAGATAGAACAGGAACAGGAACCAAAAGTGTTTTTGGTTACCAAATGCGATTTGATTTAAGTGAAGGTTTCCCAATGGTTACTACCAAAAAACTGCATTTAAAATCGATCATTTACGAACTGCTGTGGTTCTTAAAAGGAGATACAAATGTAAAATACCTTCAGGAAAACGGAGTAAAAATCTGGGATGCCTGGGCAGATTCTAATGGCGATTTAGGTCCTGTTTACGGACATCAATGGCGCAATTGGAACAGCGAAGAAATTGATCAGATCTCTGAATTAATTACAGAGCTAAAAACAAACCCGAATAGCCGAAGAATGCTGGTTTCAGCATGGAATCCTTCGGTATTGCCGGATACCAAAAAATCATTCGAAGAAAACGTTGCCAACAACAAAGCAGCCTTACCTCCCTGTCATGCCTTTTTTCAATTTTATGTTACAAGTCCTGACACTGAAAAAGGAGAAACAAAAGGAAAACTTTCTTGCCAATTGTACCAACGAAGTGCCGATATATTTTTAGGAGTTCCGTTTAACATCGCTTCTTATGCTTTGCTTACCTTAATGATTGCACAGGTTTGCGATCTGGATCCGGGGGAGTTTATTCACACTTTTGGAGACGCGCACATTTACAACAATCATTTTGAGCAATTGGAGCTGCAACTAACACGCGAGCCAAAACCTTTACCAAAAATGGTTTTAAATCCGGAGATTAAAAACATTTTCGATTTTGATTATAATGACTTCACGCTTTTAGATTACGAGCCGCATGCCGGCATAAAAGGAAGTGTTGCTGTATAA
- a CDS encoding bifunctional nuclease family protein: MSLVKLSIKGISYSQTQNGAYALILNEVDGERKLPIVIGAFEAQSIAIALEKEIKPPRPLTHDLFKNFAERFDIVVKQVIIHKLVDGVFYSSLICERDKIEEIIDARTSDAIALALRFNAPIFTYKNILDKAGIYLKSNTAETDQGSQEIDDVLSNPETFGREEESNQSGDVYAKHSLQELNELLDQAVSQEDYEKAAKIRDEISKR, encoded by the coding sequence ATGAGTCTAGTAAAATTATCTATAAAAGGAATTTCATACAGTCAAACTCAAAATGGCGCTTATGCCTTAATTTTGAATGAAGTTGATGGCGAAAGAAAATTGCCAATAGTTATTGGTGCTTTTGAAGCACAATCTATTGCTATCGCCCTGGAAAAAGAAATTAAACCTCCTCGTCCGTTAACACACGATCTGTTCAAAAACTTCGCTGAAAGATTTGACATTGTGGTGAAACAAGTGATTATTCACAAACTTGTTGATGGTGTTTTTTATTCGAGTTTAATCTGCGAAAGAGATAAAATCGAGGAAATTATCGATGCCCGAACTTCTGATGCTATTGCCTTGGCTTTGCGTTTTAATGCACCGATTTTCACTTACAAAAATATTCTGGACAAAGCCGGAATTTATTTAAAATCAAATACCGCAGAAACCGATCAGGGTTCTCAGGAAATTGATGATGTGCTTTCGAATCCGGAAACCTTTGGCCGCGAAGAAGAAAGCAACCAATCCGGAGATGTTTACGCCAAACATAGCCTACAGGAACTTAACGAGCTTTTAGATCAGGCCGTTTCTCAGGAAGATTATGAAAAAGCAGCTAAAATTAGGGACGAAATTTCGAAAAGATAA
- a CDS encoding electron transfer flavoprotein subunit alpha/FixB family protein, with the protein MSILIYAESAEGKFKKVAFELASYAKKVAETLGTTVTALTVNISDVSELSKYGVDKVLKVNNDKLAGFTAKAYADVIKQAAEKEATKVVLLSSTTDSIYLSSLVAVALNAGFASNVVGLPVSTSPFQVKRNAFSNKAFNITEIATDVKVLGLAKNSYGIFESAGSATEEDFNPTIGDNDFGVKVESVEKVTGKVSIADADVVVSGGRGLKGPENWGLVEDLAAVLGAATACSKPVSDLGWRPHSEHVGQTGKPVATNLYIAIGISGAIQHIAGINSSKVKVVINNDPEAPFFKVADYGVVGDAFEIVPQLIEKLKAFKAQHS; encoded by the coding sequence ATGTCAATATTAATATATGCAGAATCTGCAGAAGGAAAATTTAAAAAAGTTGCTTTCGAATTGGCTTCTTACGCTAAAAAAGTAGCCGAAACTTTAGGAACAACAGTTACCGCTTTAACTGTAAACATTAGCGATGTAAGCGAATTATCAAAATACGGAGTTGATAAAGTATTAAAAGTAAATAACGATAAATTAGCTGGTTTTACTGCCAAAGCTTATGCTGACGTTATCAAACAAGCCGCTGAAAAAGAAGCTACAAAAGTAGTTTTACTTTCTTCTACAACAGACAGTATTTATCTTTCTTCATTAGTTGCAGTAGCTTTAAATGCTGGTTTCGCTTCAAATGTTGTTGGATTACCGGTAAGTACTTCCCCTTTTCAGGTAAAAAGAAATGCTTTCTCTAACAAGGCTTTCAACATTACTGAAATCGCTACAGACGTAAAAGTTCTTGGTCTGGCTAAAAACTCTTACGGAATTTTTGAAAGTGCAGGATCTGCTACTGAAGAAGATTTTAACCCAACCATTGGTGACAATGATTTTGGAGTAAAAGTAGAATCTGTAGAAAAAGTAACCGGAAAAGTATCTATCGCTGATGCTGACGTTGTAGTTTCTGGAGGACGTGGATTAAAAGGTCCGGAAAACTGGGGATTAGTTGAAGATCTTGCTGCAGTATTAGGTGCTGCAACAGCATGTTCTAAACCGGTTTCTGACTTAGGATGGAGACCTCACAGTGAACACGTTGGACAAACGGGAAAACCGGTTGCCACTAACTTATACATTGCAATAGGAATTTCCGGTGCAATTCAGCACATTGCAGGTATCAACTCTTCAAAAGTAAAAGTTGTAATCAACAATGATCCTGAGGCTCCTTTCTTTAAAGTAGCTGATTACGGAGTAGTTGGTGATGCTTTCGAAATTGTTCCGCAATTAATTGAGAAACTAAAAGCTTTTAAAGCACAACATTCTTAG
- a CDS encoding electron transfer flavoprotein subunit beta/FixA family protein, giving the protein MKILVCISHVPDTTSKINFSNGDSEFDTNGVQYVINPNDEFGLTRAIWFQEQQGATVTVVNVGGPDTEPTLRKALAIGANEAIRVNANPTDGFFVAKQLAEVIKNGGYDLVIAGKESLDYNGGMVPGMIAGILGSNFLNSCTAITVEGNNVKAVREIDGGKETISTTLPLIIGGQKGLVEEKDLRIPNMRGIMTARTKALTILEPVDAPVNTKAVKFEKPAPKSAVKLVSPDNLDELINLLHNEAKVI; this is encoded by the coding sequence ATGAAAATATTAGTTTGCATCAGCCATGTGCCTGATACTACTTCAAAAATTAACTTCTCCAATGGTGACTCAGAATTCGATACCAATGGTGTTCAATATGTAATTAATCCTAATGACGAGTTTGGTCTTACCCGTGCAATCTGGTTTCAGGAGCAACAAGGTGCAACTGTAACTGTTGTAAATGTTGGAGGACCTGATACTGAGCCTACTTTACGTAAAGCTTTGGCAATTGGTGCAAACGAAGCGATTCGTGTAAATGCTAACCCAACTGATGGTTTTTTTGTTGCAAAACAATTGGCAGAAGTAATTAAAAATGGTGGTTATGATTTAGTAATTGCCGGAAAAGAATCTTTAGATTACAACGGAGGAATGGTTCCTGGAATGATCGCCGGAATCTTAGGGTCTAACTTTTTAAACTCTTGTACCGCTATCACAGTTGAAGGCAACAATGTAAAAGCAGTTCGTGAAATCGATGGTGGAAAAGAAACAATAAGCACTACTTTACCTTTAATCATTGGTGGTCAAAAAGGTCTTGTTGAAGAAAAAGACCTTCGTATTCCAAACATGAGAGGAATTATGACAGCAAGAACAAAAGCTTTAACCATTCTTGAACCAGTTGATGCTCCTGTAAATACAAAAGCGGTGAAATTTGAAAAACCAGCTCCTAAATCAGCAGTAAAATTAGTTTCTCCTGATAATTTAGATGAGTTAATCAATTTATTACACAACGAAGCGAAAGTAATCTAG
- a CDS encoding pyruvate dehydrogenase complex E1 component subunit beta has translation MRTIQFREAICEAMSEEMRHDESIYLMGEEVAEYNGAYKASKGMLAEFGEKRVIDTPIAELGFTGIAVGSAMNGCRPIVEYMTFNFCLVGIDQIINNAAKMRQMTGGQFNVPIVFRGPTASAGQLGATHSQALENWFANTPGLKVVVPSTPYDAKGLLKSAIRDNDPVIFMESEQMYGDKGEVPDGEYTIPLGVADIKREGKDVTIVSFGKIIKEAFIAADELAKEGISCEIIDLRTVRPMDKETILTSVKKTNRLVILEEAWPFASVSSEITYIVQEQAFDFLDAPIQRITTADTPAPYSPVLLKDWLPNAADVVKAVKKVMYK, from the coding sequence ATGAGAACAATACAATTTAGAGAGGCCATTTGTGAAGCGATGAGCGAAGAAATGCGTCACGATGAATCCATATATTTAATGGGCGAAGAAGTTGCAGAATACAACGGAGCTTACAAAGCTTCAAAAGGAATGCTTGCTGAGTTTGGCGAAAAAAGAGTAATCGATACTCCAATTGCTGAGCTTGGTTTTACAGGGATTGCAGTAGGATCAGCTATGAACGGATGTCGTCCTATTGTAGAGTACATGACTTTCAACTTCTGTTTAGTAGGTATTGATCAAATTATAAATAACGCTGCTAAAATGCGTCAAATGACAGGTGGACAATTTAATGTGCCTATCGTTTTTCGTGGACCAACTGCTTCTGCAGGTCAATTAGGAGCGACTCACTCACAAGCTTTAGAAAACTGGTTTGCTAACACTCCGGGACTTAAAGTTGTGGTACCTTCAACTCCTTATGATGCAAAAGGACTTTTAAAATCGGCTATTCGTGATAATGATCCTGTAATTTTTATGGAATCTGAGCAAATGTATGGTGACAAAGGAGAGGTGCCGGACGGAGAATATACAATTCCATTAGGAGTTGCCGATATTAAACGCGAAGGAAAAGATGTTACAATTGTTTCTTTTGGTAAAATCATCAAAGAAGCTTTTATTGCAGCTGATGAATTAGCTAAAGAAGGGATCTCTTGCGAAATTATCGATTTAAGAACAGTTCGTCCAATGGATAAAGAGACTATTCTTACTTCTGTTAAAAAAACAAACCGTTTGGTAATTTTAGAAGAAGCATGGCCGTTTGCAAGTGTTTCATCTGAAATCACTTATATCGTTCAGGAACAGGCTTTCGATTTTCTTGATGCGCCAATTCAACGTATAACAACAGCAGATACACCTGCGCCTTACTCTCCTGTTTTACTAAAAGACTGGTTGCCAAATGCAGCTGATGTAGTAAAAGCAGTAAAGAAAGTAATGTACAAATAG